One Palaemon carinicauda isolate YSFRI2023 chromosome 5, ASM3689809v2, whole genome shotgun sequence DNA window includes the following coding sequences:
- the LOC137641441 gene encoding uncharacterized protein isoform X2 has protein sequence MTSSGTPNVTSQSLITEDHVRKALNSDKGSDAILDSWKVVDFTKPGDNYACIVTSVEVKYQKDKQDCEVTYVVKLNSLRKFEGLEDFTPIIFDKEGRFYKEVLPALNEELLSVGQHPLRLPKCFLVSLENGKEQLYFEDLRAMDFKMNDRRKGLSKDHTVLIMNELARLHSASYLLMSKFDKGETVGTKYEFLTKEMFDMNPASKELFQPMFEQQIDTGVMMLEKIGGYETSIRWLKTLKPEIDMLFTTYMKSEKFNSICHGDCWNNNFLFRYDDEGHPIDVMLLDLQMCREASIASDLNYFLYSSVSGDVRVPNIDQIMSVYHKSYKQVLEAAGLPMYFDEKELMEEFRAKNKIGALSSIGFVPIILLEPEEAPELADSDWETLVQEWRAIALDKLKTNPLCQPRFLSVFDELMETGLIS, from the exons A tgacATCCTCTGGAACGCCGAACGTAACATCTCAAAGTCTAATAACCGAAGATCACGTAAGAAAAGCCCTTAATTCCGACAAGGGAAGTGATGCTATCCTGGATTCCTGGAAGGTGGTTGACTTCACCAAACCTGGAGATAATTATGCTTGCATAGTGACGAGCGTAGAAGTCAAATATCAGAAGGACAAGCAAGACTGTGAGGTCACTTACGTCGTCAAACTGAATTccctaagaaaatttgagggtctTGAAGATTTCACACCGATCATTTTTGACAAGGAGGGGAGATTCTATAAAGAGGTTTTACCAGCATTGAATGAAGAATTACTATCTGTAGGTCAGCATCCTCTTCGCCTCCCCAAGTGCTTTCTCGTCTCATTGGAAAATGGCAAAGAGCAACTGTATTTTGAAGATCTCAGGGCCATGGATTTCAAGATGAACGACAGAAGGAAAGGTCTGAGTAAAGACCATACTGTCCTCATCATGAACGAACTAGCTAGGCTACACAGCGCTTCTTACCTCCTGATGAGCAAGTTTGACAAGGGAGAAACAGTTGGGACGAAATATGAATTTCTTACTAAGGAAATGTTTGATATGAATCCCGCCTCCAAAGAGTTGTTCCAACCGATGTTTGAACAGCAAATTGATACAGGGGTGATGATGTTGGAGAAAATTGGCGGATATGAGACGTCCATTCGCTGGTTGAAGACGCTCAAGCCTGAGATCGATATGCTTTTTACAACTTATATGAAAAGCGAGAAGTTCAACAGTATATGTCATGGCGACTGTTGGAACAACAACTTCCTTTTTAG ATATGATGACGAGGGTCATCCCATAGATGTCATGTTACTTGACCTTCAGATGTGTCGTGAGGCCTCTATAGCCAGTGACCTGAATTACTTCTTGTACAGCAGTGTAAGTGGTGATGTCAGGGTACCTAACATCGATCAAATCATGTCCGTCTATCATAAATCTTATAAACAAGTGCTCGAGGCTGCTGGCTTACCTATGTACTTCGACGAGAAGGAACTCATGGAGGAATTCAGGGCCAAGAATAAGATTGGCGCGCTCTCTTCTATAGGTTTCGTACCAATAATATTATTGGAACCCGAAGAAGCTCCAGAACTTGCTGATTCAGACTGGGAAACTCTTGTGCAGGAATGGAGAGCCATAGCTTTGGATAAGCTCAAAACAAATCCCTTGTGTCAACCTCGTTTTCTGTCAGTGTTTGATGAACTTATGGAAACGGGATTGATATCCTAA
- the LOC137641441 gene encoding uncharacterized protein isoform X1: MTSSGTPNVTSQSLITEDHVRKALNSDKGSDAILDSWKVVDFTKPGDNYACIVTSVEVKYQKDKQDCEVTYVVKLNSLRKFEGLEDFTPIIFDKEGRFYKEVLPALNEELLSVGQHPLRLPKCFLVSLENGKEQLYFEDLRAMDFKMNDRRKGLSKDHTVLIMNELARLHSASYLLMSKFDKGETVGTKYEFLTKEMFDMNPASKELFQPMFEQQIDTGVMMLEKIGGYETSIRWLKTLKPEIDMLFTTYMKSEKFNSICHGDCWNNNFLFRYDDEGHPIDVMLLDLQMCREASIASDLNYFLYSSVSGDVRVPNIDHIMSVYHKSYKQVLEAAGLPMFFDEKELMEEFRAKNKLGVFFSMGFIPILLMEPEEVPDMNETDMETILREWRAMAMEKLNTNPLCKPRFLSVFDELMETGLIS, translated from the exons A tgacATCCTCTGGAACGCCGAACGTAACATCTCAAAGTCTAATAACCGAAGATCACGTAAGAAAAGCCCTTAATTCCGACAAGGGAAGTGATGCTATCCTGGATTCCTGGAAGGTGGTTGACTTCACCAAACCTGGAGATAATTATGCTTGCATAGTGACGAGCGTAGAAGTCAAATATCAGAAGGACAAGCAAGACTGTGAGGTCACTTACGTCGTCAAACTGAATTccctaagaaaatttgagggtctTGAAGATTTCACACCGATCATTTTTGACAAGGAGGGGAGATTCTATAAAGAGGTTTTACCAGCATTGAATGAAGAATTACTATCTGTAGGTCAGCATCCTCTTCGCCTCCCCAAGTGCTTTCTCGTCTCATTGGAAAATGGCAAAGAGCAACTGTATTTTGAAGATCTCAGGGCCATGGATTTCAAGATGAACGACAGAAGGAAAGGTCTGAGTAAAGACCATACTGTCCTCATCATGAACGAACTAGCTAGGCTACACAGCGCTTCTTACCTCCTGATGAGCAAGTTTGACAAGGGAGAAACAGTTGGGACGAAATATGAATTTCTTACTAAGGAAATGTTTGATATGAATCCCGCCTCCAAAGAGTTGTTCCAACCGATGTTTGAACAGCAAATTGATACAGGGGTGATGATGTTGGAGAAAATTGGCGGATATGAGACGTCCATTCGCTGGTTGAAGACGCTCAAGCCTGAGATCGATATGCTTTTTACAACTTATATGAAAAGCGAGAAGTTCAACAGTATATGTCATGGCGACTGTTGGAACAACAACTTCCTTTTTAG ATATGATGACGAGGGTCATCCCATAGATGTCATGTTACTTGACCTCCAGATGTGTCGTGAGGCCTCTATAGCCAGTGACCTGAATTACTTTTTGTACAGCAGTGTGAGTGGTGACGTCAGGGTGCCCAACATCGATCACATTATGTCCGTCTATCATAAATCTTATAAACAAGTGCTTGAGGCTGCTGGCTTACCTATGTTCTTCGACGAGAAGGAACTCATGGAGGAATTCAGGGCCAAGAATAAACTTGGGGTGTTCTTCTCGATGGGATTCATACCAATATTACTTATGGAGCCCGAAGAGGTTCCTGACATGAATGAAACTGATATGGAAACTATTTTACGAGAATGGAGAGCGATGGCTATGGAAAAACTCAATACCAATCCTTTGTGCAAACCTCGTTTTCTGTCAGTGTTTGATGAACTTATGGAGACTGGATTGATATCCTAA
- the LOC137641441 gene encoding uncharacterized protein isoform X3: MASSGTQNLTPQSLITEDHVTKALNSDKGSDAVLESWKVVDFTKPGDNYASIVTSVEVKYQMNEQECEVTYVIKLNSLRNLGGLSALTPMNFAKEGGFYGEVVPALNEILVSAGQHPLRFPKCFLASLEDGKEQLYFEDLRAMDFKMYDRRKGLSKDHTTLVMAELARLHSASYLLMTKLSEGETVGSKYEFLCKDFFEMAPNAKEMFLPMFEHQVNTGVMMLEKVGGYETVIRWLNSLKPEAETLFTTYMKSVKFNSICHGDCWNNNILFRYDDEGHPIDVMLLDLQMCREASIASDLNYFLYSSVSGDVRVPNIDQIMSVYHKSYKQVLEAAGLPMYFDEKELMEEFRAKNKIGALSSIGFVPIILLEPEEAPELADSDWETLVQEWRAIALDKLKTNPLCQPRFLSVFDELMETGLIS, from the exons A tggcATCCTCTGGAACGCAGAATCTAACACCTCAAAGTCTAATAACTGAAGATCATGTTACAAAAGCTCTCAATTCCGACAAGGGAAGTGATGCTGTCCTGGAATCCTGGAAGGTGGTTGACTTCACCAAACCTGGAGATAATTACGCATCTATAGTGACGAGTGTAGAAGTCAAATACCAGATGAATGAACAAGAATGTGAAGTCACCTATGTCATCAAGCTCAACTCCCTGAGGAACCTTGGAGGTCTCTCTGCCTTGACACCGATGAATTTCGCTAAGGAGGGAGGATTCTATGGAGAAGTTGTACCTGCATTGAATGAAATATTAGTATCTGCAGGTCAGCATCCTCTTCGCTTCCCCAAGTGCTTTCTTGCTTCTTTGGAAGATGGTAAAGAGCAACTGTATTTTGAGGATCTCAGGGCTATGGATTTCAAGATGTACGACAGAAGGAAAGGTCTGAGTAAAGACCACACTACCCTCGTCATGGCTGAACTAGCCAGGCTACACAGTGCCTCATACCTGTTGATGACAAAACTGAGTGAAGGGGAAACTGTAGGATCAAAATATGAATTTCTTTGTAAGGATTTCTTTGAAATGGCTCCCAATGCCAAAGAGATGTTCTTACCGATGTTTGAGCATCAAGTTAATACTGGGGTAATGATGTTGGAGAAAGTTGGTGGATATGAGACGGTCATTCGTTGGTTGAATTCGCTCAAACCCGAGGCAGAGACTCTTTTTACAACCTACATGAAAAGCGTAAAATTTAACAGTATATGCCACGGGGACTGCTGGAACAACAATATTCTCTTCAG ATATGATGACGAGGGTCATCCCATAGATGTCATGTTACTTGACCTTCAGATGTGTCGTGAGGCCTCTATAGCCAGTGACCTGAATTACTTCTTGTACAGCAGTGTAAGTGGTGATGTCAGGGTACCTAACATCGATCAAATCATGTCCGTCTATCATAAATCTTATAAACAAGTGCTCGAGGCTGCTGGCTTACCTATGTACTTCGACGAGAAGGAACTCATGGAGGAATTCAGGGCCAAGAATAAGATTGGCGCGCTCTCTTCTATAGGTTTCGTACCAATAATATTATTGGAACCCGAAGAAGCTCCAGAACTTGCTGATTCAGACTGGGAAACTCTTGTGCAGGAATGGAGAGCCATAGCTTTGGATAAGCTCAAAACAAATCCCTTGTGTCAACCTCGTTTTCTGTCAGTGTTTGATGAACTTATGGAAACGGGATTGATATCCTAA
- the LOC137641442 gene encoding uncharacterized protein: MAPTEKPIRPQDLITEEHIKEVLKADKGSDALLRSWKVVDFTKPGDNYVCVVTSVEVTYSLCNKEKCRINYVVKLSAHKVIEGFPDLTSIFFTKESKFYQEIVPALNGELVLAGQEILHIPKCLYISLENGKEQIYFEDLRARDFKMFDRRKGMDKDHIDLVMAELARLHSASYLLMNKYHEGKTAATEYEFLAKDWLTFTPTAKKVFLPMFQSNIDNGVKMLEKMGGYETAIGWMKSLKDEVEDVVTVQMQSKRFNSICHGDFWNNNTLFRYNDEGQPTDVMLLDLQLCREASLATDLNYFFYTSVTGDIRRPNIDHFLSTYHSSYKKVVEGGNLPMHFNKEELLQEFRDKNKVGLMFAMMVLPAVLMEPEEVSDFADRDVAELMRDFRERMLDKPDSNSLFKPRFLSMFDEFMETGLIS; encoded by the exons A tggCACCTACTGAGAAGCCCATTAGACCCCAAGATCTGATTACTGAGGAACATATCAAAGAAGTTCTTAAAGCTGACAAGGGAAGTGACGCTCTTTTAAGATCCTGGAAGGTCGTTGATTTCACCAAACCTGGTGATAATTATGTCTGTGTGGTTACCAGCGTAGAAGTTACATATTCTTTGTGTAATAAAGAAAAATGTAGGATTAATTATGTTGTCAAACTCAGCGCCCATAAGGTAATAGAGGGTTTTCCAGATTTAACATCGATCTTTTTCACAAAAGAGTCAAAGTTTTATCAAGAAATCGTACCAGCGTTAAATGGAGAATTAGTTTTGGCAGGGCAAGAAATACTTCACATCcctaagtgtttatatatatcctTAGAAAATGGGAAGGAGCAGATTTATTTCGAAGATCTGAGGGCGAGGGATTTTAAAATGTTCGACCGAAGGAAAGGTATGGATAAAGATCACATTGACCTTGTCATGGCTGAACTTGCCAGACTACACAGTGCGTCTTATCTTCTCATGAACAAGTATCATGAAGGGAAGACTGCAGCGACAGAGTATGAATTTCTCGCTAAGGATTGGCTAACCTTCACTCCCACTGCCAAAAAAGTATTCTTACCGATGTTTCAAAGCAACATTGATAATGGAGTGAAGATGCTGGAGAAAATGGGTGGATACGAGACTGCCATTGGCTGGATGAAATCGTTGAAAGATGAAGTAGAAGATGTCGTTACTGTTCAGATGCAAAGCAAGAGATTCAACAGCATATGCCATGGGGACTTCTGGAACAACAACACCTTGTTTAG ATACAACGACGAAGGCCAACCCACGGACGTCATGTTACTCGATCTTCAACTGTGTAGAGAGGCATCTTTGGCAACTGACTTGAACTACTTCTTCTACACCAGTGTGACTGGAGACATACGGAGACCCAACATTGACCATTTCCTGTCCACTTACCACTCGTCCTATAAGAAAGTGGTTGAAGGGGGCAACTTGCCAATGCACTTTAACAAAGAGGAACTCTTGCAGGAATTTCGAGATAAGAATAAAGTTGGTTTGATGTTTGCAATGATGGTCTTACCAGCTGTGTTAATGGAACCTGAAGAAGTTTCTGACTTTGCAGACAGAGACGTAGCAGAACTCATGAGAGATTTCAGAGAAAGAATGTTAGATAAACCTGACTCAAATTCATTGTTCAAGCCTCGTTTTCTGTCAATGTTTGATGAATTTATGGAAACAGGTCTGATATCTTGA